A portion of the Oculatellaceae cyanobacterium genome contains these proteins:
- a CDS encoding tetratricopeptide repeat protein yields the protein MFSQKKATYVIAITFSLLGLTKAGDALAGEVFKGKVGESNLRSKQLIEGIYSDNIDAAILLQQGLREYNRKNYQNAAVALRKALTFDPSIAMAHYLLGNTLAELGDLPGAVNEYLVTINLQPSLPEVYYNHAVALSKLGRLDEAINQYQYALSFNPSLADAYYNIGLILESQGKVDAAIAQYQQAIKINPSYAAAQYNLGLLYLKQEQTEPALTAFQQAVKSDPNFAPAHYQLGLLLALKNDLNAAKTSLNKAVGLNQGLTQAQYGLGVVLAQQGDYKAAIGRLEQAIKQDPKNANAYQQLGTVLTQRGDYKGAIATFKQAIRLSPDDALTHYNLAVALHREKQLPEAIAEYKEAIVLNPNLADAFYNLGLALQQSNQRQDAISFLTEARVLFNKQGNQEKTEQVDLFLQRLALPTTPALPQK from the coding sequence ATGTTTAGCCAAAAAAAAGCTACTTATGTAATAGCTATTACTTTCAGCCTTTTAGGTTTGACAAAGGCTGGAGATGCGTTAGCTGGTGAAGTTTTTAAAGGAAAAGTAGGAGAATCAAATCTACGCTCTAAACAATTAATTGAGGGGATTTATTCTGACAATATTGATGCTGCAATTTTACTTCAACAAGGACTTCGGGAATATAATCGCAAAAATTATCAAAATGCGGCAGTCGCATTACGCAAAGCACTAACATTTGACCCTTCTATAGCAATGGCTCATTATTTATTAGGCAATACTTTAGCAGAACTTGGTGATTTGCCTGGAGCGGTTAATGAGTATCTAGTTACAATTAATTTACAACCATCGCTACCAGAGGTTTATTATAACCACGCTGTAGCTTTGTCTAAGTTAGGACGACTTGACGAAGCAATTAATCAATACCAGTATGCCTTAAGTTTCAATCCCAGTTTGGCAGATGCCTACTATAACATAGGTTTAATACTGGAGTCACAAGGAAAAGTTGATGCTGCGATCGCACAATACCAACAAGCAATAAAGATTAATCCTAGCTATGCGGCGGCTCAATATAATTTAGGGTTGTTATATTTAAAACAAGAGCAAACAGAACCCGCGCTCACAGCTTTTCAACAAGCAGTTAAAAGTGACCCTAACTTTGCCCCAGCACATTATCAGTTAGGATTACTTTTAGCTTTGAAAAATGATTTAAATGCAGCTAAAACTTCATTAAACAAAGCTGTTGGACTTAACCAAGGTTTAACTCAAGCTCAGTATGGCTTAGGAGTAGTTCTTGCTCAACAAGGTGATTATAAAGCTGCTATTGGTAGGTTAGAACAGGCAATTAAGCAAGATCCTAAAAATGCTAATGCTTATCAGCAATTAGGCACAGTGTTAACTCAAAGAGGTGATTATAAGGGTGCTATTGCTACTTTTAAACAAGCAATTCGCCTTAGTCCTGATGATGCTTTGACACACTATAATTTAGCTGTGGCACTGCACCGAGAAAAACAACTGCCAGAAGCGATCGCAGAATATAAAGAAGCGATCGTACTTAATCCTAATTTAGCCGATGCTTTTTATAACTTAGGTTTAGCTTTGCAACAATCTAATCAGCGCCAAGATGCTATCTCCTTTTTGACTGAAGCTAGAGTATTATTT